One Magnetospirillum sp. 15-1 DNA window includes the following coding sequences:
- the metH gene encoding methionine synthase, with the protein MTNILDHLSQRVLLCDGGTGALVQAMNLSVEKDFQGLENCTEILVKSRPDVIRGIHARYFEAGADMVEADTFGASPITLAEFGIADRAHELNQAAIELAWEAAEQFKGDGRTRFVLGAIGPGTKLPSLGHIGYDALEAAYVIQAAGQIAGGVSAFLVETCQDPLQIKAAVNGCKIANAAAGTDVPIFVQVTVETTGTLLVGADIAAAATVVQSLDVPLMGLNCAAGPQEMGEHFKWLIENWTGFVSIQPNAGLPELVDGQTRYPLLPAELAIWHERFVAAGANLLGGCCGTTPPHISATNEMLKRIGNGYRPAPVKRSVHWVPSVASLYTQVPLRQENAFLSIGERCNANGSKKFRDLQDAEDWDGITAIAREQVKEGSHTLDVCTAFVGRNEVSDMTEVVSRLRGAVTTPLVIDSTELPVLEAGLKLYGGKAILNSINFENGEKDAADRLKLARKFGAAVVALTIDEEGMAKDAAAKLRIARRLYDFAVNQHGLPASDLLFDPLTFTICTGNEDDRKLAVETLDAIEMIVKDLPECGIVLGLSNVSFGLKPAARQVLNSVFIDHAIKRGMTGAIVHVSKIVPLHTLPEEEVKAAEDLIYDRDPQALSRYIALFGDRKASEVKKERPAKAEDRLKQRIIDGDRTGLEDDLAQVMAEGWKPLDIINTLLLDGMKVVGELFGSGKMQLPFVLQSAETMKASVSFLEPHMEKAEGQQKATMVLATVKGDVHDIGKNLVDIILTNNGYKVINIGIKQPVTEIIKAAREHKADAIGMSGLLVKSTVIMRENLEELTTAGIDVPVLLGGAALTRKYVEEDCTKAYGSGRVAYARDAFDGLDLMAKVADGGFDDHVAAKAANPHRPGSPSRTLGEAAQPATRPVDWDEINLRRAELHKDVPAPVPPFWGARVIESAPLQNLIPFLNETMLYQFHWGYRKQGKSLEEFKTWAHKEIRPIAMDMLKRCAKEEILRPQAVYGYWKAASDGDSVVLFAEDGKTEVARFPFPRQAKEGGLCIADFFRPIGDSVRDVIGLQVVTMGKRATQVAQEWFKADKYQDYLYLHGLSVEMAEAMAEYVHKRIRSELGFAAEDAADMDRLLKQNYRGSRFSFGYPACPRVEDQTQLLALLGSERIGVTLSEEFQLEPEQSTSAIVTVHPQAKYFSV; encoded by the coding sequence ATGACCAACATTCTCGATCATCTCTCCCAGCGTGTTCTCCTGTGCGACGGCGGCACCGGCGCCCTGGTGCAGGCCATGAACCTGTCCGTGGAAAAGGATTTCCAGGGGCTGGAGAACTGCACCGAGATCCTGGTCAAGTCGCGGCCCGACGTGATCCGCGGCATCCATGCCCGCTATTTCGAGGCCGGCGCCGACATGGTGGAGGCCGACACCTTCGGCGCCTCGCCCATCACGCTGGCCGAGTTCGGCATCGCCGACCGGGCGCACGAACTGAATCAGGCGGCCATCGAACTGGCCTGGGAAGCCGCCGAACAGTTCAAGGGCGATGGCCGCACCCGCTTTGTCCTGGGCGCCATCGGGCCGGGCACCAAGCTGCCCAGCCTGGGCCATATCGGCTATGACGCGTTGGAAGCCGCCTACGTCATTCAGGCGGCGGGCCAGATCGCCGGCGGCGTCTCCGCCTTCCTGGTGGAGACCTGCCAGGACCCGCTGCAGATCAAGGCCGCCGTCAACGGCTGCAAGATCGCCAACGCCGCCGCCGGCACCGATGTTCCCATCTTCGTGCAGGTGACGGTGGAGACCACCGGCACCCTGCTCGTCGGCGCCGACATCGCCGCCGCCGCCACCGTGGTGCAAAGCCTGGACGTGCCCTTGATGGGCCTCAACTGCGCCGCCGGACCGCAGGAGATGGGCGAACACTTCAAGTGGCTGATCGAGAACTGGACCGGCTTCGTCTCCATCCAGCCCAATGCCGGCCTGCCCGAACTGGTGGACGGCCAGACCCGCTATCCCCTTCTGCCCGCCGAACTGGCCATCTGGCACGAGCGTTTCGTCGCCGCCGGCGCCAATCTGCTGGGTGGCTGCTGCGGCACCACGCCGCCCCATATCAGCGCCACCAACGAGATGCTGAAGCGCATCGGCAACGGCTATCGTCCCGCCCCGGTGAAACGCTCCGTCCACTGGGTTCCCTCGGTGGCGTCGCTCTATACCCAGGTACCGCTGCGCCAGGAAAACGCCTTCCTGTCCATCGGCGAGCGCTGCAACGCCAACGGCTCGAAGAAATTCCGCGACCTGCAGGATGCCGAGGACTGGGACGGCATCACCGCCATCGCCCGCGAGCAGGTCAAGGAAGGCAGCCACACGCTCGACGTCTGCACCGCCTTCGTCGGCCGCAACGAGGTCTCCGACATGACCGAGGTAGTGAGCCGCCTGCGTGGCGCCGTCACCACGCCGCTGGTCATCGATTCCACCGAGCTGCCGGTTCTCGAGGCCGGTCTCAAGCTCTATGGCGGCAAGGCCATCCTCAACTCCATCAATTTCGAGAACGGCGAGAAGGATGCCGCCGACCGCCTCAAGCTGGCCAGGAAGTTCGGCGCCGCCGTGGTGGCGCTGACCATCGACGAGGAGGGCATGGCCAAGGATGCGGCCGCCAAGCTGCGCATCGCCAGACGCCTCTACGACTTCGCGGTGAACCAGCACGGTCTGCCGGCCAGCGACCTGCTGTTCGACCCGCTGACCTTCACCATCTGCACCGGCAACGAGGATGACCGCAAGCTGGCGGTGGAAACCCTCGACGCCATCGAGATGATCGTCAAGGACCTGCCCGAATGCGGCATCGTGCTCGGCCTGTCCAACGTGTCGTTCGGCCTGAAGCCGGCGGCCCGGCAGGTGCTGAACTCGGTGTTCATCGACCATGCCATCAAGCGCGGCATGACCGGCGCCATCGTCCACGTCTCCAAGATCGTGCCGCTGCACACCCTGCCCGAGGAAGAGGTCAAGGCCGCCGAGGACCTGATCTATGACCGCGATCCCCAGGCGTTGTCGCGCTACATCGCCCTGTTCGGCGACCGCAAGGCCTCCGAGGTCAAGAAGGAGCGCCCGGCCAAGGCCGAGGACCGCCTCAAGCAGCGCATCATCGACGGCGACCGCACCGGCCTGGAAGACGATCTGGCCCAGGTGATGGCCGAGGGCTGGAAGCCGCTGGACATCATCAACACCCTGCTGCTGGACGGCATGAAGGTGGTGGGTGAGCTGTTCGGCTCGGGCAAGATGCAGTTGCCCTTCGTGCTGCAATCGGCGGAGACCATGAAGGCTTCGGTCTCCTTCCTCGAGCCCCATATGGAAAAGGCCGAGGGCCAGCAAAAAGCCACCATGGTCCTGGCCACCGTGAAGGGCGACGTCCACGACATCGGCAAGAATCTGGTGGACATCATCCTGACCAACAACGGCTACAAGGTGATCAACATCGGCATCAAGCAGCCGGTGACCGAGATCATCAAGGCCGCCAGGGAGCACAAGGCCGACGCCATCGGCATGTCCGGCCTGCTGGTCAAGTCCACGGTGATCATGCGCGAGAATCTGGAGGAGCTGACCACCGCCGGCATCGACGTGCCCGTGCTGCTGGGCGGCGCGGCGCTCACCCGCAAGTACGTGGAGGAGGATTGCACCAAGGCCTACGGCTCGGGCCGGGTGGCCTATGCGCGCGACGCCTTCGACGGCCTCGACCTGATGGCCAAGGTGGCCGACGGCGGTTTCGACGATCATGTGGCGGCCAAGGCGGCCAATCCCCACCGCCCCGGCTCTCCCAGCCGCACGTTGGGCGAGGCCGCCCAGCCCGCCACCCGTCCGGTGGATTGGGACGAGATCAACCTGCGCCGCGCCGAGCTGCACAAGGACGTGCCCGCCCCGGTCCCGCCGTTCTGGGGCGCCCGGGTGATCGAGTCGGCGCCGCTGCAGAACCTGATCCCCTTCCTTAACGAGACCATGCTCTACCAGTTCCACTGGGGCTATCGGAAGCAGGGCAAGTCCCTGGAGGAATTCAAGACCTGGGCCCACAAGGAAATCCGCCCCATCGCCATGGACATGCTCAAGCGCTGCGCCAAGGAGGAGATCCTGCGGCCCCAGGCGGTCTACGGCTACTGGAAGGCGGCCAGCGACGGCGATTCCGTGGTCCTCTTCGCCGAGGACGGCAAGACCGAGGTGGCCCGTTTCCCCTTCCCGCGCCAGGCCAAGGAAGGGGGCCTGTGCATCGCCGACTTCTTCCGCCCCATCGGCGACAGCGTGCGCGACGTCATCGGCCTGCAGGTGGTGACCATGGGCAAGCGTGCCACCCAAGTGGCGCAGGAGTGGTTCAAGGCCGACAAGTACCAGGATTACCTCTACCTGCACGGCCTGTCGGTGGAGATGGCCGAGGCCATGGCCGAATACGTCCACAAGCGCATCCGCTCGGAACTGGGCTTCGCCGCCGAGGACGCCGCCGACATGGACCGGCTGCTGAAGCAGAACTATCGCGGCTCGCGCTTCTCGTTCGGCTATCCCGCCTGCCCGCGCGTCGAGGACCAGACCCAGTTGCTGGCCCTGCTGGGCTCGGAGCGTATCGGGGTGACGCTGTCCGAGGAGTTCCAGTTGGAGCCGGAACAGTCCACCTCGGCCATCGTCACGGTGCATCCGCAGGCCAAGTACTTCAGCGTGTGA